The DNA window TGTCTGTGTCAGACAGGAAGAGCCGGCTTCTGCGTGAATTGTATGACGAAAACAGCTCGTCGGAATATTCCGGAGATATCCTTCTTGCTTTCCCCGACAGCTACAACGATCCACGGTGGCTCTACGCCTCCATCGGCCACAATATCAAAACATATCCGGCCTATCCGCTAAAAAACAACCTGATCAACAAACGGACACGCATTGCCGAGCAGGAAATCTATGTGACCGCTCCATCTGTCGTAGCCCCCGAAACTGAAACTGAGTTGAAACTCCGGATTTCAAACGTCGTATCGGGAAAGGTATATATATATAATGTGTCGTCGTCACTACTGACAGACAATAGTTATGCCGTAGCCGGACTGCCAAAATTTAAACCTGTGGCAGTACTCCCGTTCAAATCAGCTGAAACGGAAGTTCCATTCAAGGAAAATATAAATCTGAAATATAAATTTCCGTCAGCCGGAAACTATATCGCAATTCCGACAATCGACGGCAAACCGGTCACAGGGAAAAAGTGGTATGACAAAATTCATGTGACCGCTTACGCCATTGCATCGTCAAGATTCGAATCCGCAAGTCTATGGGCGCTCGATGCAAAGACCGGCGCACCGGTCGAAGGCGCTGAATTCACCTTGTATCCCAACAACCGGCGTGGGGACTCCTCGCCAAAGACTATCGGCAAAACCAATGCCGAGGGTTCAGCTGCCTGTTCGTCAAACGGCTACGTGACGCTGACAAAAGGGACCGACCGCTACGCAAATCCGCTATGGATCTACTCCGACGACAATAAATTTGAAGAAAAATGGTATAAATCAGCGTCCGGCTACAGCTCCCTGCCGCTATATCATCCCGGCGACAGCGTGGAGTGGATGGCTATCGTATATGAATATCAGCGCAAAAACCACCGCCCTGTAATCGGGAAAGAGGTAACAGCCATCCTGCGCAACGCCAGCTACATGGCAATCGACACACTGAAACTGACCACTGATCCATTCGGCCGTATCAACGGAAATTTCATACTTCCGAAAGAAGGCTTGACAGGCACCTTCCATATCTCCCTTGAGAATTATGGCGACGCTGTCAGGTTCACGGTATCCGACTACAAACTGCCGACATTCCGCGTAATCCTCGATCCGGTCGAATGTGACTATCCATCGGCCGGTGCAGCCACTCTGCGAGGACACATAGAGACCTATGCAGGCTTCCCTGTGGCCAACGCCGGTCTGACTGTTGACATTTCAGCCCTACAACGCACTCGCTGGTGGTGGAACAGACCTGCAGAAGTCAAGTTCTCCACCCTTGAAGCCACATCAGATGAAAAAGGCGATATTGAAATCACTTTGCCAAAAGACCTTCTGGAAATCTCTCCGATTCCCGGCGGCATTTTCTCTGTGACTATTTCAGCTCTTTCACCTTCCGGCGAGACTCAGACGGCCTCGACAATATTCACTATGGGTTCACGCTACGTAATCCGTCCGTCTGTGCCCGAAAACATCGACATCTCCTCTCCGACCGCCGCAATCAGGCTACAGACCGTCAATTATCAGGATTCCACAATAGCTATGCCTGTCAACTATGAAGTCATACGCGATTCAGCAACCATCCTGCGCGGGACAATCAGGCCGGCCGACGCGACCATTGATCTCACCTCGCTTGCATCAGGGCCTTGCGAACTCCGCTTCTCGCTCGCAGACAGTGCCATGGCAGAGCCTGTGAGCCAAAACGTCGTGCTCTATCGTCCGACAGACACCGCGACACCTGTTCCAGGCCGTCTGCTATGGTATCCGACCGATAAAGTTTCAATCAAAGGCAGCACCGCTGCCTCATGGCTATATGCCGTTGACTGTCCGACAAACCTTCTGGTAAGCATCCACACAGACTCCAAACTCATTTCCCGGCGATGGGTGAAAGCCGGCGAAGGAATGCACACACTCCCGATAGAGCTTCCCGCAGGGGTCGATGAAGCGTCTGTAGAAATCTCGCTTACCGGCAACTACCGCAACTCATCGGCAAGACTCACAGCAAAACGCGACATGCCCGCCAAAGGCATAAAGTTCATAAGCGAGTCGTTCCGCGACCGTCTCGTACCGGGTAGCGAGGAGACATGGACTTTCCGCGTCGTAGACCGGTCTGACAACGGAAAGGAAGCGGCTGTGGTTCTCGACATGTACAATACCGCCCTCGATGCCCTCGTCAGGTCATCATGGGAATTCACCCCTATGACCCAAGGTCCGCGCTACCATTATTTCTGGGAACAATCCGACCTATCGGCTGAATCCGGAATCAGGATTTCAGCATATCCCGACAAATTCCTTTCGGAATACTCAGTACTGCAACCCACGTTTGATACATACAGACGCACATTCTCAAACACCAAGATATACCTAAGCGGGACACGCTCTTATAAAGCCGCTGCCACCACACTCAATGCCGTGGCAGAACACAAAGAAGAAGTCGTTGTCGAGGAGGCTATGAGCTCCGCAGATGGGGCAGTCACATTCAATAGTGCAGGAATGGCCTCTGCCGACATGGCATCCGCCGAAGCTGCTTATGAAACCGATATGGGAGCTGCCGAAGGTGAAAACGGAGTTTCTGAAGAGAAGCCCGAGTCCTCAAAGCCGTTCTCATTCCGCGAGAATGAAGTCTCACTCGCTTTCTTCAAGCCTATGCTGACCACCGATGCCAACGGAAGGCTTTCATTCACCTTCACTGTCCCCAATGCCAATACCCGGTGGGGTTTCCGCGCACTTGCCTATACGGATTCGCTGCTTTCAACCAATTTCTCGGCCGATGTCATGGCCAACAAGCCGGTGATGGTCCAGCCAAACCTTCCACGCTTTCTAAGGTCAGGCGACAGCGCGACAATTATCGCTTCGGTGATGAACAGCAGCGACAAACAGCAGAAAATCACTACCAAGGTCGAGCTATTCAACCCCGCCGACGGCAAAGTCATCGCCGAATACACGCAGGTCGATGAAATCGCGCCATCATCTGCGGCGACAGTCTCTACAGGACTCGTAGCTCCGGCCGACGCTCCGTTCATTGGCTACCGTATCAAATCGTCAACGGATATGTTTGCCGACGGCGAACAATCGCTCATACCCATACTCCCCGCCGTAAGCCCCGTGATTGACACCTATCCTTTCTACATCGCACCCGATGACAAGGATTTCAGCATGCCACTCCCTAAAGTTCCTGCCGATGCCCGCGTGACACTCGAATTCTGCGACAACCCTACATGGTATGTAGTCACCGCCCTTCCCGGACTGCTTGAACAGAAAGCCTCCACCGCCAATGAGGCTGCCGCATCTATATTCTCGGCCTCAATCGCATCCGGTCTGCTGCGCGACCACCCGGTAATAGCCACAGCCATACGCGAATGGACCGAAAGCGACCGCGACGGCTCGGCCCTCACGTCGATGCTTGAACGCAACGATGACCTGAAACAGATATTGCTCGCGGCAACGCCGTGGATGCTCGATGCTAAAAACGACACCGAGCGCATGAATCGCCTTGCACTTCTGTTTGACTCCAAGACACTCGAATCGACATTGAATGCAAACATCGCTACACTACGCAAGCTTGTGAGAAACAACGGCGGATGGGCATGGTTCGGCATGTCGGACGAGGCTTCGATGTGGGCGACACAAAATGTCCTTCTCCTTTTCGGCGAACTCCACCGCCTCGGATTCATGCCTGAACGCAAGGAACTTTCCTCGATGACAGCCAATGCGCTCTCGTGGTTCGACAAAAAGAACGGCGAAGCTTTCGCGAAATCACCCAAGGGAGACTATACACTTTACGTCTACCTCCGTGACTTGTACAGGAATGTCAAAGGTATGTCCGCCCCCCGGCGCAACATAGTCAACGCCACTGTACAGCGCATACTTGAAAAATGGAAGACAGCCGGAGTATTCGAAAAGGGAATATATGCCCGGATTCTTTTCGACAATTCATATCCAAGCGTCGCAAAGACAATCCTCGAATCACTCCGCCAGTACTCGGAATACACCCCTGAAAAGGGTATGTGGTGGCCGTCGCTCGACGACATGACCCTATGGTCAATGGGCAAAGTCGGAACGACAGCCATGCTTCTCTCGACATTCGCCACCGTCGACCCCGACTGTCAGGACATCGACAGAATCCGCCAATGGCTCATATTGCAGAAACAGGCAACGGACTGGGGGACATCAGTCTCAGCCTCCTCCGCCATCGCGGCCATCCTGTCCACGTCAACAAGTCAGGACATCGACAGAATCCGCCAATGGCTCATATTGCAGAAACAGGCAACGGACTGGGGGACATCAGTCTCAGCCTCCTCCGCCATCGCGGTCATCCTGTCCACGTCAACAAAATGGATTGAACCCGCCGATGCCAAGACAGCTTCACAGATAAGCATTGACGGCCACATCGTCAAGCCTGATAGATATGAACTCATGACAGGCTACTTCCGCACTCCTCTCTCCCTGTCACCGGAAAAAGCGGGAGAGCTAAAAGTGAAGCACACCGGCGACACACCGTCATGGGGCGCTGTCTTCTGCCTCTACACCGACTCAATGACCTCAGTTAAAGCCCATTCATGTCAGGATCTCTCTATCGGTAAGAGCATAGCTGCCGGCGGAAACCACAACGACGGCACCCTGCTGAAAGTCGGCGACCGCATCAGCGTGACCCTCACCGTCAAAGCCGACCGCGACATGGACTATGTGACCATCGTCGACGAACGCCCCGGCTGCTACGAACCTGTCGAGCAATTGCCGGCCCCGATATACGCAGAAGGCATCCGGTTCTATCGCGAAAACCGCGACAGTTCGACCAGATTTTTCATTACACATCTGCCAAAGGGCACTTATGTGCTGACCTACGACATGTGGGTGAACAACGCCGGGTCATTCGCCTCGGGCGTGGCAACAATCCAGAGTCTCTACTCGCCGTCGCTCTCAGCCCACACGGCAGGGACGACAATAACCGTCACACAATAGTAAGCGCTGCGTAAACATGCAGAGCGAGGGGCTGTTGAAAAATTAACAATATTTTTTAACAGCCCCTTCAAATTATTTTGCACAACTCGGATAAAATCCTTACCTTTGCAGCCGAAAAAGTGTGCCCGACAGAAATCGGGACTCAACAAACACCAATCACTAATTATAACCAACCAAAATGCATTACGAAACCGTTTTCATTTTAACTCCCGTTTTGTCTGACCAGCAGATGAAGGAAGCGGTAGAAAAATTCGAGAAGGTGCTCACCGACAACGGCGCATCTATCGTCAACGAAGAAATCTGGGGACTTCGCAAGCTCGCTTATCCCATTCAGAAAAAATCTACCGGCTTCTACTCGCTCGTGGAGTTTGACGGCGATCCCACAATCGTCAAGAAACTTGAGACAGCCTTCCGCCGCGACGAACGCGTACTCCGCTTCCTCGTATTCCGTCCGAATATGCTGAGAAGCGTCGCAGCAACCGTGCTAAAGCAACAACTACAGTAACCGAAGAAGCAAAGGAGAACTAAATCATGGCACAAGCATCTGAAATCCGCTACCTCACACCCCTGTCGGTAGACGTTAAGAAGAAAAAATATTGCCGTTTCAAGAGAAGCGGAATCAAATACATCGACTACAAGGATCCTGAATTCCTCAAAAAGTTCCTCAACGAACAGGGCAAGATTCTTCCCCGTCGCATCACCGGAACTTCTCTCAAGTTCCAGCGTCGTGTCGCTCAGGCCGTTAAGCGTGCCCGTCACCTCGCACTCCTCCCCTACGTTACCGACTTGATGAAATAACTTTAAAAGCTATCCGCAATTATGAAAATCATTCTCAAAGAAGACATTGCCAACCTTGGCTACAAGGACGATGTTGTCGAAGTCAAGAACGGATATGGCCGCAACTACCTTATCCCCACCGGCAAAGCAGTGATTGCTACCGAATCAGCTCTTAAAGTTCTTGCCGAAAACCAGCGTCAGCGTGCCCACAAGCTCGCCCGCATCAAAGCTGATGCAGAAGCTGCTGCTGAAGCACTCAAGGACGTTAAACTCACAATCGGCGCAAAGACCTCTTCAACCGGTACAATCTTCGGTTCTGTCAACGCTATCCAGATTGCTGAAGCCCTCGAAAAGCTCGGCCACAATGTTGACCGTAAGCTCATCATCCTTGACTCTATCAAGGAAGTGGGCAATTACACTGCTACCATCAATCTCCACCGCGATGTGAAGGTTGAAATCCCCTTCGAAGTCGTTTCGGAATAATATTTATCCGTAAAGACATACCATCCGGCAGCCGGTCCGTTATTTTTCGGACCGGCTGTCCTGCATATATGCCTGAAAAGCATATACGCAACACATTTTAACATTTTACGTATTATTTCCGATTTATCGGGGAAAGCTCCCCGTAAGTAGAATATGGACAATTCGGAATTAAACTTTTGATTACCTTTACCGTCAGAAAGGAGTAATCACAAAATCATAATCAAAGCAATAGCCAAAGATTGAAAAAAAGACATGACACGTTTCACAAGAACCCTCACCTTACTCTCAGTTCTGCTTCTAACTTTATGCTCCGCAACTATCCATGCAGCCAACATCACCGGCCTTGTCAAAGACATGGAATCCGGCGATCCGATAATGGAAGCGGCTGTCAAGCTTGTCAATGCTAAAGACAGTTCGTTCGTGGCCGGCGTGACCACCAACCTCGACGGCCAGTTCAAACTCGAAAACATCAAAAGCGGCAAATATGTCCTGACAGTAAGCTATATCGGATATGCCGATACTGAAAAAGAACTCACTGTCGGAAAATCAAATCTCCGTCTCGGCGAAATCCGTATAAAGGAAGCCTCTCATATGCTTGGCGAAGTCAGTGTCGTAGCCGTGAAAACTCCTATAAAGGTTATGGAAGACACGGTTGAATATAACGCCGATTCCTATCACACCCAGCCAAACGCCGTGGTCGAAGACCTTCTGAAACGCCTCCCCGGTGTGGAAGTCGGCACTGACGGAGCTATAACAGCCAACGGTAAGACCGTCTCAAAAATTCTCATCGACGGCAAGGAATTCTTCAGCGACGACCCGCAGGTGGCCTCAAAGAACCTTCCGGCAAACATGGTTGACAAACTTCAGGTCGTTGACCGCAAAAGTGACATGGCCCGTCTGACAGGTGTCGACGATGGCGAAGACGAAACCGTCATCAACCTCACCTTTAAAAAAGAAATGAATCAGGGATGGTTCGGAACAGCCGAAGGCGGCTACGGTACGGATGACCGCTACATGGGTTCGTTCAACGTCAACCGTTTCTGGGACGGAAATCAGATAACCCTGCTCGGAAACTTCAACAACACAAACCAGATAGGCTTTACCGACAGTAACGGCAACCGTTTCCGCCGTTTCGGAGGAAACAACGGCATCACCGAATCGCGTGCGCTCGGCCTTAACATCAACATCGGAAAAGAAGAAATCATCCGCGTCGGAGGCGACCTCATGTGGAGCAACACGGATGCCAATTCGACCACAAGACAGGATCGTGAATACCTTTTCGAAGACCATTCCACCTACTCAAAGATACGCAAGGCCACTCGCGACCGTGGCAACAACTTCAGAGGAGACTTCCGTGTGCTCTGGAAACCCGACTCGTTCAACACTCTTGAATTCCGTCCGAATTTCTCATTCAACTTCAACAAATCGTATGACAACGAACTGACCTCCTATCTCAATTCAGCGATGGAGAAAGTCAGCGACAACACTGCAATCGGACAAAGCGA is part of the Duncaniella dubosii genome and encodes:
- a CDS encoding alpha-2-macroglobulin family protein — encoded protein: MRIGKIFILLFTFISVSIHIDMNANTPKTPDFAYPKTVSTESLRQLSAALKTDDGPKVVRALMDYYLARTAIDSGNAGNALAKIDSIATASSDDILKSMLFTLEADIYSALYMNQRWKYDSRETPTTPLPDDFNEWNGLQFRSRISALLDKALNFTPALKTVPIGKYSSVIDLSAGGGNSVSSITVVRTTEIYYPTLYDFVANRAISLLSSNGIINSVLSWGLLTRHDLYTALPFSKYDPNVGRILELYASLLKFHAPGSAPFINTDLQRLTFISERVYQDNSMSVSDRKSRLLRELYDENSSSEYSGDILLAFPDSYNDPRWLYASIGHNIKTYPAYPLKNNLINKRTRIAEQEIYVTAPSVVAPETETELKLRISNVVSGKVYIYNVSSSLLTDNSYAVAGLPKFKPVAVLPFKSAETEVPFKENINLKYKFPSAGNYIAIPTIDGKPVTGKKWYDKIHVTAYAIASSRFESASLWALDAKTGAPVEGAEFTLYPNNRRGDSSPKTIGKTNAEGSAACSSNGYVTLTKGTDRYANPLWIYSDDNKFEEKWYKSASGYSSLPLYHPGDSVEWMAIVYEYQRKNHRPVIGKEVTAILRNASYMAIDTLKLTTDPFGRINGNFILPKEGLTGTFHISLENYGDAVRFTVSDYKLPTFRVILDPVECDYPSAGAATLRGHIETYAGFPVANAGLTVDISALQRTRWWWNRPAEVKFSTLEATSDEKGDIEITLPKDLLEISPIPGGIFSVTISALSPSGETQTASTIFTMGSRYVIRPSVPENIDISSPTAAIRLQTVNYQDSTIAMPVNYEVIRDSATILRGTIRPADATIDLTSLASGPCELRFSLADSAMAEPVSQNVVLYRPTDTATPVPGRLLWYPTDKVSIKGSTAASWLYAVDCPTNLLVSIHTDSKLISRRWVKAGEGMHTLPIELPAGVDEASVEISLTGNYRNSSARLTAKRDMPAKGIKFISESFRDRLVPGSEETWTFRVVDRSDNGKEAAVVLDMYNTALDALVRSSWEFTPMTQGPRYHYFWEQSDLSAESGIRISAYPDKFLSEYSVLQPTFDTYRRTFSNTKIYLSGTRSYKAAATTLNAVAEHKEEVVVEEAMSSADGAVTFNSAGMASADMASAEAAYETDMGAAEGENGVSEEKPESSKPFSFRENEVSLAFFKPMLTTDANGRLSFTFTVPNANTRWGFRALAYTDSLLSTNFSADVMANKPVMVQPNLPRFLRSGDSATIIASVMNSSDKQQKITTKVELFNPADGKVIAEYTQVDEIAPSSAATVSTGLVAPADAPFIGYRIKSSTDMFADGEQSLIPILPAVSPVIDTYPFYIAPDDKDFSMPLPKVPADARVTLEFCDNPTWYVVTALPGLLEQKASTANEAAASIFSASIASGLLRDHPVIATAIREWTESDRDGSALTSMLERNDDLKQILLAATPWMLDAKNDTERMNRLALLFDSKTLESTLNANIATLRKLVRNNGGWAWFGMSDEASMWATQNVLLLFGELHRLGFMPERKELSSMTANALSWFDKKNGEAFAKSPKGDYTLYVYLRDLYRNVKGMSAPRRNIVNATVQRILEKWKTAGVFEKGIYARILFDNSYPSVAKTILESLRQYSEYTPEKGMWWPSLDDMTLWSMGKVGTTAMLLSTFATVDPDCQDIDRIRQWLILQKQATDWGTSVSASSAIAAILSTSTSQDIDRIRQWLILQKQATDWGTSVSASSAIAVILSTSTKWIEPADAKTASQISIDGHIVKPDRYELMTGYFRTPLSLSPEKAGELKVKHTGDTPSWGAVFCLYTDSMTSVKAHSCQDLSIGKSIAAGGNHNDGTLLKVGDRISVTLTVKADRDMDYVTIVDERPGCYEPVEQLPAPIYAEGIRFYRENRDSSTRFFITHLPKGTYVLTYDMWVNNAGSFASGVATIQSLYSPSLSAHTAGTTITVTQ
- the rpsR gene encoding 30S ribosomal protein S18; this translates as MMAQASEIRYLTPLSVDVKKKKYCRFKRSGIKYIDYKDPEFLKKFLNEQGKILPRRITGTSLKFQRRVAQAVKRARHLALLPYVTDLMK
- the rplI gene encoding 50S ribosomal protein L9; translation: MKIILKEDIANLGYKDDVVEVKNGYGRNYLIPTGKAVIATESALKVLAENQRQRAHKLARIKADAEAAAEALKDVKLTIGAKTSSTGTIFGSVNAIQIAEALEKLGHNVDRKLIILDSIKEVGNYTATINLHRDVKVEIPFEVVSE